CCGGGCCTCGGAGATGGTCGTCCACACGATCAGCGTGGTGCCGCACATCACCAGCACGTCGCCGTCGCGGTCGGCGCCGGCCACGATCTGTTCGCACAGCGCGTCGATGGCACCGGTGGCCAGCGCGGCGCCGCTGCCGCGCACCTGCCCGACGACGGCCCCCATGCTTTCCACCCGCGGCATCTGCTCGACGCGCGCGCCGCGCTCGGCACACGCGTCGGGGTCCCAGCCGGTCCCGTCGAACAAGGGGAACGCCGTGGCGGCGGTGGCGATGTCGATCACCGCGTGGCCGGCCAGTGCGTGGTTGGCCACCGCGGGCGCGGGCCAGTAGCCCGCGGCGGCGGGCGCCTGCGCGGCCGTCCACCGCAAGAACTCCGCGGCCTCGCCGAGCGCGGGCAGCGGCTGCGCGTCCCCGCCGGGGGTGCGGCCGCGGGCGTCGCCGTACAGCAGGCCCGGGGCGATCGGCGTGCCCGTGTCGTCGACGGCGGTCATCGACGGCACCATCGCCGAGACGGCCACCGCCGCGGCGTCGGTCCGCTGTGCCAGTTCGTTCAGGGCCGCCGACGGCCCCCGCCGCCACGCCTCGTCGGCGTCGTGCTCCAGCCGGTCGGCGGCCGGGACCCGCAGTTCGTGGGGGATGCGCACCCGCGCCGTCACGTTGCCGTCGGCGTCGGCGGCTATCGCCTTGACCGCGGTGCTGCCGACGTCGATGCCGATTGTGACGTCTTTGCGTGACACGGGCGTCACCGTACGCCAGCATTGGCATTCGTGACGTCCAAACCGCGCGCCTTGGTGACGGCCCCGCTGCGGGGGCCGGGCTTCGCCAAGCTGCGGGAGCTGGCCGACGTGATCTATGACCCCTGGATCGAGCAGACCCCGCTGCGCATCTACACCGCCGAGCAACTGGCCGACCGGATCGCGCGCGAAGGCGCCGAAATCGTGGTGGTGGAAAGCGATTCGGTGGGCGGCCCGGTGTTCGACCGACGGGAGCGGGCCCTGATTGCCGTAGCCTCCACCCGCGGTGACCCCAACAACGTCGACATCGCCGGGGCCACCTCGGCCGGCATCCCGGTGCTGAACACCCCGGCCCGCAACGCCGACGCCGTCGCCGAGATGACGGTGGCGCTGCTGCTGGCCGCCACCCGCCACGTGCTGCCGGCGGACGCGGACGTGCGCAGCGGCAACATCTTTCGCGACGGCAGCATCCCCTATCAGCGCTTCCGCGGCGGCGAGATCGCGGGTCTCACCGCCGGACTGGTGGGCCTGGGCGCCGTCGGCCGCGCCACGCGGTGGCGGCTGTCCGGGCTGGGCCTGCGGGTTATCGCGCACGATCCGTACAACCCCGACGCGCGGCACGGCCTCGACGAGCTGCTGGGCGAGGCCGACATCGTGTCCCTGCACGCGCCCGTCACCGACGACACGGCGGGCATGATCGGCGCCGGCCAGTTCGCGGCCATGCGCGACGGCGTGGTCTTCCTCAACACCGCCCGGGCCCAGCTGCACGACACCGACGCGCTGGTCGACGCCCTGGTCGCGGGCAAGGTGGCCGCCGCGGGCCTCGATCACTTCGTCGGCGAATGGCTGCCGGCCGACCATCCGCTGGTGGGGATGGAAAACGTCGTGCTGACACCGCACATCGGCGGTGCCACCTGGAACACCGAGGCTCGGCAGGCGCAGATGGTTGCCGACGACCTCGAGGCGCTGCTGAGCGGCGCCACGCCCGCCCATATCGTCAACCCGGAGGTGCTAGGGCCATGACGTCCGTGAAATCCGTGGAGAACGCCGAGACCGCGGTGCTGGATGCGGCCAAGGACATGCTGCGGCGGGGCCTGGTGGAGGGCACCGCCGGCAACATCTCGACGCGCCGCCCCGACGGCAACATCGTCATCACCCCGTCGTCCGTCGACTACCGCGACATGCAACTGGACGACCTGGTGCTCGTCGACGCGGACGGCTCGGTGCTGCGGGCGGCCGATGGCCGGTCGCCGTCGTCGGAGATGCAACTGCACCTGGCCTGCTACCGGGCCTTCGACGACATCGGCAGCGTCATTCACAGTCATCCGGTGTGGGCCACCATGTTCGCCATCGCCCACCAGCCGATCCCGGCCTGCATCGACGAGTTCGCGGTGTATTGCGGCGGGGACGTCCGGTGCACCGACTACGCCGCGTCCGGAACCCCCGACGTCGGCACCAACGCGGTCGCCGCGCTCGAGGGCCGCGCCGCCGCGCTGATCGCCAACCATGGGCTGGTGGCCGTCGGGCCTCGGCCGGACAAGGTCCTGCACGTCACCGCTCTCGTGGAACGCACCGCCCAAATCGTGTGGGGCGCACGGGCTCTCGGCGGACCGGTACCGATCCCTGAGGACGTCAACAACAACTTCGCCGCGGTCTACGGCTACCTGCGCGCGAACGCATGACGCAACGTTTGCGGCTCGGCCGCGCGAGTGTGGCGCGGGTGGTGGAACTCCGATTCTCGTTGGGCACGACCGCTTTTCCCCGGACCCCGGCGTCGGTGTGGCCGGACAATGCCGACTTGCTGGTGCCCGACTTCTTCGATCCCGACACCGATCAGTTGCACATCGCGATCCAGAGCTGGGTCATTCGGGTCGACGGCCTGACCGTCGTCGTGGACACCGGCGTCGGCAACGATCGGCTGCGCCCGCACATGCCGCCCCTGGATCACCTCGACACGGCCTTCCTGAGCGCGCTCGAATCGGCGGGCATCGACCGCGGCGCCGTCGACGTCGTGGTCAACACCCACCTGCACTCCGACCATGTCGGCTGGAACACCATGCTCGACAACGGCGCCTGGGTGCCGACCTTCCCCAATGCCCGGTATCTGCTGCCCGCCGCTGACTACCGCCACTTCGAGCCCGACGGGCCCGCGGCGCGCGCAACGCCGCGCACCGCGGGCGAGGCCGCCCAGCAGCGCGGCGACCAACTGGTGTTCGCGGACAGCGTGTTACCCATCGACGCTGCCGGACAGCTGATCCGGTGGTCGGACGACTACCGAATCAGCGATTCGCTGCGGCTGCGACCCGCCGCCGGGCACACGCCGGGCTCCTCGGTGCTGTGGCTGGATGCGGGCCAACCGAGCGTGTTCGTGGGTGATCTCACGCACAGCCCGCTGCAACTGCGCCGACCCGGCGAGGCGTGCGCGTTCGACGTCGACGCGGACGCGGCCGCGCAAACCCGCCGCCGCATCTTCACCGAGGCCGCCCAGGCGAAAGCGGCGGTGATACCCG
The sequence above is drawn from the Mycobacterium marseillense genome and encodes:
- a CDS encoding xylulokinase gives rise to the protein MSRKDVTIGIDVGSTAVKAIAADADGNVTARVRIPHELRVPAADRLEHDADEAWRRGPSAALNELAQRTDAAAVAVSAMVPSMTAVDDTGTPIAPGLLYGDARGRTPGGDAQPLPALGEAAEFLRWTAAQAPAAAGYWPAPAVANHALAGHAVIDIATAATAFPLFDGTGWDPDACAERGARVEQMPRVESMGAVVGQVRGSGAALATGAIDALCEQIVAGADRDGDVLVMCGTTLIVWTTISEARQMPGLWTIPHTTPGKSQIGGASNAGGLFLGWVDRVVAQADPAAAEPSRVPVWSPYLRGERSPLHDPDRRGVLEALDLTHDAAALRRAAYEASGFVARRLIELSAAPVSRIVATGGGTRVGPWLQAIADATGRPVEVSAVAEGAALGAAFLARMAAGLETTIADAARWVRTERIVEPDSAWAAAVEDRYHRFLQMADRRCGAVAPPPF
- a CDS encoding NAD(P)-dependent oxidoreductase — translated: MTSKPRALVTAPLRGPGFAKLRELADVIYDPWIEQTPLRIYTAEQLADRIAREGAEIVVVESDSVGGPVFDRRERALIAVASTRGDPNNVDIAGATSAGIPVLNTPARNADAVAEMTVALLLAATRHVLPADADVRSGNIFRDGSIPYQRFRGGEIAGLTAGLVGLGAVGRATRWRLSGLGLRVIAHDPYNPDARHGLDELLGEADIVSLHAPVTDDTAGMIGAGQFAAMRDGVVFLNTARAQLHDTDALVDALVAGKVAAAGLDHFVGEWLPADHPLVGMENVVLTPHIGGATWNTEARQAQMVADDLEALLSGATPAHIVNPEVLGP
- a CDS encoding L-fuculose-phosphate aldolase, which codes for MTSVKSVENAETAVLDAAKDMLRRGLVEGTAGNISTRRPDGNIVITPSSVDYRDMQLDDLVLVDADGSVLRAADGRSPSSEMQLHLACYRAFDDIGSVIHSHPVWATMFAIAHQPIPACIDEFAVYCGGDVRCTDYAASGTPDVGTNAVAALEGRAAALIANHGLVAVGPRPDKVLHVTALVERTAQIVWGARALGGPVPIPEDVNNNFAAVYGYLRANA
- a CDS encoding MBL fold metallo-hydrolase; translation: MTQRLRLGRASVARVVELRFSLGTTAFPRTPASVWPDNADLLVPDFFDPDTDQLHIAIQSWVIRVDGLTVVVDTGVGNDRLRPHMPPLDHLDTAFLSALESAGIDRGAVDVVVNTHLHSDHVGWNTMLDNGAWVPTFPNARYLLPAADYRHFEPDGPAARATPRTAGEAAQQRGDQLVFADSVLPIDAAGQLIRWSDDYRISDSLRLRPAAGHTPGSSVLWLDAGQPSVFVGDLTHSPLQLRRPGEACAFDVDADAAAQTRRRIFTEAAQAKAAVIPAHYPGRGGATIRAVEDRFDVDQWLDTGSLPTPSGTPPQR